In one window of Chiloscyllium plagiosum isolate BGI_BamShark_2017 chromosome 44, ASM401019v2, whole genome shotgun sequence DNA:
- the LOC122543533 gene encoding zinc finger protein 239-like — MEKPWKCGDCGKEFKFPSLLESHRRCHTGERPFTCSVCGKGFTHTSALVTHQQVHTGEKPFTCSVCEKGFTHSSALVIHERVHTGERPFTCSMCGKRFTHSSTLVTHQRVHTMEKPFTCSVCGRGFVQSSNLQRHQRVHTGERPFTCSICGKAFVQSSNLQSHQRVHTGERPFTCSVCGKAFIQSSNLQSHQRVHTGERPFTCSVCGKGFIDWSSLRRHQPVHTKERPFSCSVCGKAFSQSSHLFRHQSSHTE; from the coding sequence atggagaaaccgtggaaatgtggggactgcGGGAAGGAATTCAAATTCCCGTCCTTGCTTGAAAGCCATCGTCGctgtcacactggggagagaccgttcacgtgctccgtgtgtgggaaggggttcaccCATACATCCGCCCTGGTGACCCACCAGCAGGTCCATACCGGGGAgaagccgttcacctgctctgtgtgtgagaaGGGGTTCACCCATTCATCTGCCCTGGTGATCCAcgagcgggtccacaccggggagaggccatttaccTGCTCCATGTGCGGGAAGAGGTTTACTCATTCATCCACCCTggtgacccaccagcgggtccacaccatGGAGAAGCCGTTCACATGCTCTGTCTGCGGGAGGGGGTTTGTTCAGTCCTCCAACCTGCAGAgacaccagcgggtccacactggggagaggccgttcacctgctccatCTGCGGGAAGGCGTTTGTTCAATCCTCCAACCTGCAGagccaccagcgggtccacactggggagagaccgttcacctgctccgtgtgtgGGAAAGCATTCATTCAGTCCTCCAACCTGCAGAgtcaccagcgggtccacaccggggagagaccgttcacctgctcagtgtgtgggaagggattcattgATTGGTCTTCCCTGCGGAGACACCAGCCTGTCCACACCAAGGAGAGACCATTCAGCTGCTCTGTCTGTGGGAAGGCATTCAGTCAGTCATCCCATCTGTTCAGACACCAATCCAGTCACACCGAGTAG